In the Telopea speciosissima isolate NSW1024214 ecotype Mountain lineage chromosome 6, Tspe_v1, whole genome shotgun sequence genome, tgcccgAACCAGGTGACCGTATAGCCTTCTCTTTCAATCTGTCCTCTGTAGTCTTTgctttgtcgaccatttgagcgtaATCCTGAATGTCTAGGACCGACAGAATAGATCCAATCTCCggtttgagtcctttttcaaACTTCGTTGTTTTGCTGGCTTCCCCCTTCATATGCTCCTGGGCAAAGTGaaataaatcttcaaactgTTGCTAGTAATCCAGCACGGTCTTTGATCCTTGCACAAGAGCaaagaactcagcttcctttttgtctctaaaactctcagggaaataattcttaaagaataCCTCTTTAAACTTCTCCTAGGTGGGATTGGGATGAACCACTTCTAAGTTAGGCTTCGTtaccttccaccatgcttctgcctCATTTTGTAGCTGGTACCTAGTGCATATTAGTTTCTACGCATCCGTACATTTGAGTACGTCGAATGCTTTCTCTAGGGCGCTAATCCACCTTTTcggttgcattgcctcagaatttagTTTAGAGAATGTAGGCggctggagcttcttgaatctctccatcactttagcTGTTGAGCCTTCCGTCGCGTGTTGaagcacaggtggtggaaattgtatgGGTCGgttggatggtggtggtggcactgctcGCTATTGCATCATAGCCGTGAgctgtgtagacatttggcctaacaactcctgttgttgctgcatggttcgcatcatggtggtcatgatggtgttCACCTCTGCAGCTGCCATACCTGGCTAAGGTGCAGCTACAACAGTTGGGGCAGCCATTGGTACTGGATTTGGGACAACTCGTGGTACCCTCAGCGAAGTAACTGATACTTTAAAGTTCTAAGCTTTGGCTCCGTCCGGTAGCTTAACTTTTGGAACAAATCGAGGGCGTCTGCCACAACGACCACCTTGGTTGGATCTggtattgaccatgattgatttctGAAAGGAGCTTTGTGTTTAATATTCCCACATCCTTAatgagggaagaaaaaaaatttacagtTCTAACTAACACATGTAGATTATCGTTTTACAGCTCTGGTGTAACAATACTAGCATTTCAGCAAGGAGTAATAACTACCAAGGATGTTCCCAATTAGGTTGTCGTTGCTAATAGTTTCATGTATGAAATGAGTTTTATGTCATGGTATTTTATGCAAGTTGATATAACAAAGGTTCATATTAGTAAGCAACTGTTTGGTCTATACCTGCACCTAGCATGCGAGTCGCTCCAATCTCTTTCCAGTCATAAAAGCTTGAATGTTTAGGTATCCTAGATCActcctaacctcgtctgctaagGCAAGATAAATGGCACGATCCTCTGCGCTACTAGTATTCCCAAGTGCCAGGAAGACAATAATTGCTTCTCTACCGAAGACTGAATCCCTTGAATCCAAGCTAATCTCTTTCTTAGCTGCCTAATAtagagcatgttgctggggtctccaagccaaAACAACACAGTCAGAACCTGTCATGGAGAAGTTTTGGCCATTAGGTTCCTATGGTTACCTTAACTCAATAAATATACTTAACACTACAAGAACTAAATCAACATAATTAGGAATCTTAATTGGAATAGCTCGAGGTTGTACACAAAACAACAATGTTCTATCGAATCTAGCACACCACTCAGGTACAGACATGTGCAGTGAACAAACTATCTATTTCTCCCTATGATCCACTATGTTTTAGCCACTATCCAGCTAGACTATTGGCATGGTATGACCTATATGTAGGGGAGGTGTCATTGGTAGAGCCTAAATTCTTGTAATAACACAGCTACTCACTACCATGCATTCCTATATACCTATGTTTGAGTTTCCACATGCATCACCCACACAGAAGTTCATACATCTAGTGTTATATACATTATTTATGTATAAATACTTATACCCATAATAGTTTGCcgaaggaaattttttttttttcatttatgcattgcatttgcatattTATCCCATATATTGCTTGTCAttgtctatttatttatttattattacattatatatatatatatatatatatatatatatatatatatttaaatatattatatattttattttgagttaATCCACATTAACAAACTAAGTGCTTTGAGGGACCCAATATGCCTTTTTAATGCAAGATATCATAAGCCAATTCaagaaaatatcaaattctgctgtttttttccattctctgggcgtttcactgggcgtCTGGCTCAGTCGCCCAgagcattgcccagagaatcaggACACAGTTTTTATTCATTCCGAGAGCTCATTTCTTCGCTTCTCCTTTCATTTTGAGAGCTCTAAACCCCCAAGGCtattgatcgtgtcgttaaccggtcaaaaataagaccctaaattaatctagcaagtagcaagtaaggggtcgatctacagggaactggaaggctaaattactaaaatggtgaaaattaaattgcaataaatctgattttaaaattacaaacaaaagaaacgaatctaagctaacaacgatatgcaaatacgggagaagactatcctTAGGGTTcaaatccccaatgggttgctattcaatttggttgcatgcttcgatttattataaccacaggcctaataataccacagaatgtagggttcctcctaggtatggactatcttgacgagtagtatcgtccttcgcttatagggcttggcacgcttagttcgtttagctataatccatcatcggtacaaccacataggAACAAattaccattgcttgaatgaaaaataatgaatcatagaaacagaatttttcaactaaatacatctattaaaatcatccaaacagggatggggtctcaacatcaagcaatcaagaatgcaaaccagaattttcaatggcaaacaccattagttcatctacacctaaagacagagggaacttagccaatcatggtgctaagaggcaaatggcagcaatggtgatgatgatctATGGCGATGAAGCTGCTAGAACggtgatcctcctccccttgccgaacccaagatccaaaaacaaaaaagaacaaaagaagaaagaggaaaaatcaAGAGAAGAGGGCACAGTTTTATGGATGCTTTTGCTGCCTTCGAATGGAATGAATCTATCCGTGGGTTTTATAGTTGGTGTTTTAAGAAGaaatttaataatataaaaaagaaaaagaaaacatgagagatagagagaatgtaGAGATAGGGTAGAGGTAGAAATAGAGAGTCCGTGGGTGGATAGGATCCCAATCTCAATTCTGTCCCCTAATTTCGTAAGTCCCCTCCTCCACGTGAATAGGTTAGATcacttttaaaaattaaaacaaggaTAAAGATGAAAGGGAGTCAGATTGGaataggagagaaaaagagagaaaaagagagagaaagaggtaaCATGTGTGagggagatggaagagagaagTTAGGAACTtgaggagaggagaaagaaatcaCTCTTTAGCATGGGCAGCATATGGGAGTTAGAGGAGAGAtaggaataaaataaataaagatatgggagaggttagaaaaagatgtgggaaggtgaggtggcatgagagaaaagaaaggaatgagAGAGAGTGTGGCCGATTAGgatatggagagaagagagagggcaGCAAGGCTGGCATGTGGAGAAGAGCTCTATTTCTTAGTAGCTTGctagaaaagaggaaagaagataaaataaaataacaagaaaaaaaaccaaccaaTCCCCAACAAACTAGAGTCCTAACTAAGGAATTAGGAGGATAAAATAGGTTTAGGAAAGTGGAGATCGTAGAAGagtttgaataaaataataataaaaaaaaagaaaagtgaatgggcgaaagaagaaaaaaaaacaaataaataaaatatataaaatatatggaagagagaaaataggagaagaaataaaatagaagagagagaaaataggggaggAAATTCGTCCAACAATGAAGTAGGGGCCCACTAGTATTATGCCAGTCAATCTTCCCTGGTTCTGGGCTCGGGTttgcatttcaactcattttagggctcattattcttttctggctgaaaaagaataatcgcatgAATGGACTCCAAAACCGAtgtgtacttttaatgcaacgtgtccatcttgctcagaattcagccctctttgtaaccatgaaaagaaattggaccactttacgtgtaaattagaagatatgatgcCTAATAGTCCAAAATCGtataaaatacccctgtaccctgaaaaagacagaaaatacccaaggtagcgccagtctaagcagataaaagtgcagaattaaatggaataatttcacacataaatgtgctcatcaaataccgccacacttagattttgctagtcctcgagcaaaaaaaaaataaagaaaacaaaaaaaatctaactcactttcgtaggaatcacggttgcacttagcatgtgcaacaagcctttaaacccctaggttacccctagtggacgagttttgtctcgtgagtgtttgtagggaatatacacacaaaattcatgattgcaagtttaaattttgaaaatgggtaagaagcacacaccaaacccgaaactaagatgccctacttaagatcaagaagacaaaggtacccccacacttgagctcttattacccagtattgattctagcaataggtacacatcctaattagggaatctccctatatcttccaaacaccaccttacttaagTTGAGACCACTCATGACGTCGAGGGCACTATGGACTTTAGGCTTCAGAGCATTTTCGACCATACAATTataccaaggcaatgacatttcttctttttttttttttgaaaattatgtGATTCTCAGATCCATGCAATGTTCTggccttttaagctttctagaaggctcatgtaatgagctttaagccaaccactcccaagctagatggctttaggggattgagtgtgaaacactccttgggcttactcactcgaaccaaaaaggctacaagcctgaactggattcaagaatactagtaataataacctaactGGTCACTCCAACCGTTTGACACGAGACTCTAGGCTTGTGGCTTAGATGCCCcggttactaagttgaagcaaTAGAACTAAActctcataatttttttttttatgtcacgccaaaactaaacttggtctcagctcctaaccaaaagctcaaagaaacacaagatagccaagtggtctgtcccttcgacaagatggggctcttattgtctgagtcaaaacccatcttaggatacatactagctactgtcctctcaacaggattttcattacttcagagtagggttcctaagtctcttTCTCCCGTATTTCGCATCAAAGTAATagagagacatgtaaaacttatcaaaagccaaaaaaataaaaatttgtcaATCGATCtcacaccccccacacttaaagtatgcagtgtccTTAATGCATgtagaagaataaaaatagggataagggaaggagtgtaccaGAAATCAGCAATATACGATAGAACAGTGCATCCAGCAATCAATCgcagctacctaaaaaaaataaacacaaaaacaaaagtactaaagaaataaatagtgggttgcctcccaagAGCGCTAAGCTTAACGTCTTCAGCTAGACAACAGTAAAGCTCAGGATAGTCCATCAGAAGCATGATCATAATCCACATCCACTAGGTCTAAAGACTCAATCAATTGGCCATCAGCAAGGCCATCAACATAGGGTTTTAGTCTTTGACAGTTAACCTTAAAAGTGTTCCCGTTCTATGGATTTCTTATCTCAATAGCACCATGAGGTGCAACGGATACAACCACAAAAGGCCCatcccaccgagatctcaatTTTCCTGGGAATAAAtgcaatttagaattaaagagccAAACACGCTGATTAGGCTCAAAGGACTTCCGAACTATGTGTTTATCATGAAACGCCTTAGTTCGGTCTTTATAGATGCGTGAGCTCTCATAGGCATCATTGCGCAACTCCTCTAATTCGGATAACTTGAGACGGCGAGTGGAACCAACCTGAgtcatatcaaaattaaatgtcTTTATGGCCCAATATGCTCGGTGTTCCAACTCAACCAGAAGATGACAGGCTTTATCGAAAGCTAATCGGTATGGAGACATACCTATAGGAGTTTTATATGCAGTTCGATACGCCACAAAGCATCAGTCAGCCGAGTAGACCAGTCCTTACGGTCCGGTATAACTGTCTTCTCCAATATCCGTTTTATCTCTCGGTTTgatacctccacctgaccagatGTCTGGGGATTATAAGGGGTGGCCACTTTGTGGGTAATAGAGTACTTCTTCAGTAAAGCCTCTAACCTCCAATGTCTAAAATGATAGCCACCATCACTAATGATGGCCCTGGGAAATCCAAAACGGCTAAAGATGTACTCCTgaataaaagacataaccaCCTTGTGATCATTGGTCTTTATAGCcttggcttctacccatttcGAAACATAATCAACTGCCACAAGAAAATACTCATTACCGAATGAGGCAGGAAATGGGCCCATAAAATCTAtaccccaaacataaaaaatctcaaCTACTAGGATAGGGCTCAGGGGCATCTCATCACGTCGAGATCGATTACCAACTTGGTGGCATCTCGTGCACGCCTTCCAGAATGTGTGTGCATCCCAAAATAACATGAGCCAATAGAAACCAGACTGCAGTACCTTGGCAGCAGTTTTCTTGCCACTATAGTGTCCCCCATAGGCGAGAGTATGGTAAAATGATAATATGCTCTAAAACTCACTCTCAGGGACACAACGACGAACGACCTGGTCCGAATAGTATCGGAACAATTTTGGATCCTCCCAGTAGTAGTATCACACAGTAAAGAGGAACTTATCTTGAGCTACTTTATCCCAATCAGGAGGTATTTGTCCAACAATGAGATAGTTCACTATAATTGCGTACCATGGAGTCAGTTTCgacaaaatggaaaataactCCTCATCGGGGAAAGTTTCCCGAACCAACTTCGGTGTGGGAGGGGAATCTAGAAGAATCCGGGATAAATGGTCTGCTACAATGTTTTTTGACCCCTTTTTATCCCTGATCCCCAGGTCAAACTCTTGCAGGAGGAGAATCCAACGGACGAGCCTCGCTCTAGCATCACACTTGGATAGGAGATGCCGAAGAGCTGAGTAGTTCGAATAGGCAATTACCTTTGAGCCCAAAAGATATGATCTAAACTTATCAAGGACAAAAACTGCTAGTAACTCCTTCTCAGTAGTGGTGTAATTCATCTGAGCATCAGAGAGGGTTTTACTAGCATAGTAAATCACAACAGGCTTCCCATCAACCCTTTGGACTAAAACAGCACCAACAGCATAGTTGGACGCGCCACACATGATCTTAAAGGGGAGAGACCAATCAGGTGACCTCATAATAGGTGCTTTAGCCAATGAATCATGAAGGGTGTGGAAAGCATAAAGGCATTTATCATCAAAGATAAAAGGAGCATCCTTTGCAAGCAGACTGCACAAGGGTCAAGAAATCAAGCTAAAGTCTTTGATGAAACGCCTATAGAAGCCGGCATGGCCCAAGAAAGAACGGACCTGCCGAACAAAAGTGGGAGGGGGTAACTTAGTAATCAAATCAACCTTGGCCGGGTCAACCTCAATGCCTCGTGCAGAAACAATGTGGCCAAGGATAATACCCTTTTGAACCATGAAatggctcttctcccaactaAGAATGAGGTTTGTCTCCACACACAGTTTAAGAACCTGATATAATCGGTGGAGACACTCATCGAAAGATGACCcaaaaatagagaaatcatCCATGAAAATCTCTAAAGATTGGCCAATCATGTCAGAAAAGAtggccatcatgcacctttgaaagGTGGCCGGAGCATTGGACAATCCAAAGGGCATGCGTCTGAAAGCAAATGCACTAAAGGGGCAAGTGAAGTTTGTTTTCTCTTGATCATTGGGACATATAGGAACTTGATTGTATCCCGAATAACCGTCATGAAACAGAAGTAGCTCTGCCTAGCCAATTTCTCTAAAATCTGATCAATGAAGGGTAGAGGAAAATGGTCTTTGCGGGTGACCTTGTTCAACTTCCGATAATCGATACAAATAAGCCAACCCGTAGTGGTATGAGTTGGGACAAGGTCACCTTGGTCGTTGGAAACAACTGTGATGCCAGACTTCTTAGGGACAACCTGAGTGGGGCTGACCCATTGACTATCTGAGATGGGGTATATGATGTCAGCATCAAACCACTTTACTACTTCGCTCTTCACTACTTCCCTCATATTTGGGTTCAGACAATGCTGTGGGTCCCTAAAGGGTTTTGCTCCCTCCTCACTATAGATCCAGTGCATACTGACTGAAGGGTCAATATCCTTAAGATCAGCTAAGGACCAACCAATGGCGGCCTTGTACTCAAAAAGAACTTCCAAAAGTTGAGCTTCTTACCTAGATGAAAGATCGGATGAGATAATAATAGGCAAGGTCTCTCCTTCCCCTAAAAATGCATACTTAAgagtggaagggagaggtttaagctCCAACTTTGGAGGGGATATtagagaagaaggttggggagatgtagCCAAAGGGGGAAGAggctcaaacctaactgtccaaggtgACCGTTTTGAAGAGagtgaggaatctagcaaagtatgcacctcttcaGTATATGCCTTAGACTCCTCTCCAAACATTACATAGTGCTGCAAAGGGTCATCAGTAAGCATGTGCGAAGTGTGATCAGccacaacttcatctaataaatccaatgcaaaacactcttcctctagaatggaacctaaggatgcttgaagatgttgagcttaagcttcttattcccaagagagatgtccatggcacctgatctataatttatgcaagcatttgCAGTAGCTAGGAAGGGGCACCTAAAATGATAggggaagcttggctgtggtggctgtatccatatccaggacaaggaagtccacaagaaagtacaattcttccaccttcactaaaacatcctCTAACAAACCATGAGGTGTCTTGACTGAAcgatcagccaactgaaggatgacttcagtgggtttcaaatctcctaaaccaaatttatcatagactgaactaggcaaaatattcactctagcccctaaatcaagtagtgccctacttatggagagatctccaatgatgtAGGAAATAAGAGGCGCACCTGGATCCTTAAGCTTAGGAGGCAGGTGGCTGGAAATTACAGAGCTAACCTGTTCAGTCAAATCAATagtcttagggatttgagttctcaacttacgcttttgggtgcagaggtcttttaaaaatttagcgtaagcaggaacttgcttgatagcatccaaaagggggagattgatgcgaacttgttggaacaagtctatcatctcttgcatctttgcaCCCTTTTTATCAAATAGTTTGGGGCTTTTGTctgaagggcttggggaaaaggaacctttggaatgtaagagttaggtgatggtccctccacaatggggatgtgcagccccttccttgggaactgatgagtgCTTTCCATAGGTGGTGTTTCAGTTATGGACTCATGTGTTTCTACACCACCACCAGAATTCTCTAgggttgactcagcctctccTTGGCTTTGAGACTTAGTAGGCAACATCTCATAAGTGGCTAAGAGTGTATAaggtttttccaccctttttccactccttaggaCTGTGACCGATTGGACTTGTTCTTTCCCTAGACCcatttgattgtttgggttacctattggctaacttggcaattggccagcctccctcctacttatagcatcagctagttgacccaattggttctctagcttattaatggactgagtatgtgagtgtagcagctgtgtgttctgctcgagtccacttaatgcttttagcaccttttcctcaaaggattgattctggtggggttgaggatatggtggctatccacccatataggcattggtttgaacattaaatgatggcctatatggtgggtttggagggttattaggtactgagtttctccatAAAAAGTTTGGGTGGTTCAACCATCCCGGGTTATAGGTATTGGAAAAAGGATCATTACCCGGTTTACGGAAACCTTGACCCACTTGTACCTGTTCCTGAACAAATTCATGGTATTGTGCAGCCGAAGGACAGTCCATCACATaatgactagggctagcacataagGCACAGGCTTCAGTTTGATTGGGTAGAGGaaaactcattgggaaaggggacatagaATGTTGTCCTACAGacatcagatagtccaatttcttggacagcatgtcaaccttagcagtcatctctacagttggattgatctcataaagaccacccttctttggttgccctatgTGTGGAATCTCAATCCAAGAGGCCAAAGCTTGATGTTGGaaattctcactaagggtttcaaaaagatcccatgcttctgtctcattcttgtgcataaatgttccaccacaagaggagtctaTATAGCTCATAGAGGCCATCATAAAGCACTGGACTAACTGCCATTTCGGGACAgcgtggtgggggcacttcctaagtaattccttgagtctctcccacgcttcatgaaattgttcgccctctaattgggagaaactagtcatggctcttctaaggctattagtccggccAATGGGGAATAATTTTTTTAGCAATTCCTGCTGCATCCTtgcccatgtagaaatcctagccaaatctagggaatgaagctagtgtttggctttgtcctttaaggggaatgggaataggagtaattttagggcatcttcagagaggttttagattttgactgtagaacacacctctaagaactcatcaagatgcttgtaaggctcctcattagcaagtccataataggatggtaacatcaGTATGATGCTGGatttgatctcatattgagcagcctgaatggcaggcagctgaatacaagatgcaggggTATAGGCAATTAAAGTGAAGTGCTTACTCAACGGTCTTCCTGGCTGGTTTtcgtcacccattttattactattatccttatccttatcCTTATCCTTAGGTACAGATCACTCTATTTGTAGGTCAAGGGAAGTCAGGTTGGGGTGTAAAGAACGCCGACCATGCATGAAACACAACACAggttgaacgtgctaattaaacaaaaattaaaacgtaataacaaaataaaaaaaaactcaataaaaaataaaaatcagaactaaaaagtaaacaattaactaatttaaaactaacgaaaatacttAACTAGTGTTGGCGGTTGTGCAATTCCACGTGCTGCCCCCGATGAACGGTTACACAGATGATCTTAAGGGGctgggggaattaaaattaaacctaaacacccaatctaatgttggaataaaaaaaaattacataaaataaccctaattacataaagtctaggaattaaaagtaaaccaaacggaCAGCTTGTCCTACTCGATCTACTTGGCTTCCTATGCAAACAAAGAGAACGTTAGGTATACTCAAATTAACCTAGTAaagtacttaaaaataaaaataaaattctggaattatgaaattaaagctaaaacaaagtaacacaaaacaactcaatctgttacacctgcaccccaaatatccctaCATACCTGGGGCAGTTTGGACCTTTACCCAATAGGTAATGCCCTATGACCATAGTCAaccctgatgaccttgaactaaAAATACCATAGAAGGATTCCCCTTGAAGctctggaagtgtgggccaaagccccgcaactttccttgaagtttgggccatgatagcagcaccggagttacgaacggactcactcttgctgaatgcactcgaggatccgcctgtgctgtcatcagcctttttagtttattttcctgtgggacccacatacccgtgtcccagacaccctaattgaacctttggaccatgtggac is a window encoding:
- the LOC122665396 gene encoding uncharacterized protein LOC122665396 produces the protein MGPFPASFGNEYFLVAVDYVSKWVEAKAIKTNDHKVVMSFIQEYIFSRFGFPRAIISDGGYHFRHWRLEALLKKYSITHKVATPYNPQTSGQVEVGSTRRLKLSELEELRNDAYESSRIYKDRTKAFHDKHIVRKSFEPNQRAAKKEISLDSRDSVFGREAIIVFLALGNTSSAEDRAIYLALADEEHMKGEASKTTKFEKGLKPEIGSILSVLDIQDYAQMVDKAKTTEDRLKEKAIRSPGSGKRPSKLHSRWDDPYIVKIVFPHGAIDVVNPSTSATVKVNGQRLKPYIEMPVPVLEGVMDLHKLLYLDD